The genomic segment GATCCAGCCCGGATCGGTGTCCAAATTGAAGACATGCACTGGTTGCGGGCCACCCACGGTGATCGTCACCGTCGCCGTATTGGACGCACCACCATCAGGCGCAACACCGCCGTCATTGGCTTGGAACTGGAGACTGTCCAACCCGTTGAACCAGCTCATCGGCTGGTAGTTCACGATATTCCCGCCACTCGCGAGGGTGTACGGCACGGCCGCGATCGCCCCGGCGTTTGGATCCGACAAAGTTCCGTTTGTCGGCAGCGACGTGATGATGTAATCCAGCGCGGCCGGCGGATCCGGCAACCCGTCGTCCGATGCCAGCAACGTGACGAGGACAGATGTATTCATGGCAGTCGTGGCAACGCCATTCGCGGCCGACGGCGGGCGCGGTCCGCACGCGCCATGGGCCGAGAGATCGTCCTCGAAGAAATCCGGTGACAGGCTCGTGCTGCCGGAAAGCCCTGCGAGACCGTCCGTCGCGCTGATCGCCAGCCAAGTGATCTGAATTCGTCCGTCAAAGTACATCTCAATCTGGAACGAATTCGCTCCGCCGGCATTGTGCTCCGGAACGTTCTGATACGTCACGACGGCTCGATCGGCCAGTTGCTTGTGACTGATGGTCCCGCCCTGCGACGGGTTCAAGTCGTCGAACAACGCCGAGATGCGCGGCCGATTGAAATGCGCCGTCAAGCTCTCGGTGTAGGTTCCATCCGATGCCGTGAACGTCAGATTGCCGTTGGAGTTGAGGAAGTACGATCCATACGACGCACCATACAACTTCACGGTTGATCCGCCGGTCAACGTAACCTGAATAGTTCCGTCATCCGACAACGTAACGGGCGTACCACCCGCCGGATCGGTCGGGAAACTTGTGTTGGGATACGAACAGGCCGAGTAGAAATCAATCGAGCCGTTCGGCACAAAGAGAATCGTCCGATTGTCCAGATCATTATCGCCCGACTCAAAAATCTCCGTGAAGAGATTTGGTATCTGCGGCGTGTTAAACGTGTAACACGAACCGCCGTTATCATCGCTTCCGGCATTTCCTGCCAGATCGCTCGCATCGACCGCGAAGTAATAGGTGCTGCTGGGATTCAGCATCGTCAGATCGATGCTGTGCGAAGTCGGCGTGCCTGCGCCGGGAACCGTATTCGTCAGCGCGCCGCAACTGGTTCCCCAGCGGACCGCACCTTGAGCGGCCTCATCGGTGGTAAACGTAACCGTGGCAGTGCGGGCCCCGATGTTGATGACTTGCACGTTCGAGATCACCGGCGGAGAGCAGTCCACCGTCGCGTTGGCGGTCACGTTGACGTTGAAGCCGCCGTTGCCGTCGTCGGCGTCGACGTAGGTCGCCGTCACCGTATCGCCGTTCGCTATGTGCAGCACGCCGGCCGAGTCGCTCGTCGCGAGGTTGATGCTGCCCACGAACGTCGCCGATTCGGCGGCCGTCTCGGTCAGCGTCACCGTCTCGCCGCCCGGTTCGGTCGTCGAGGCGATGCTCACATTCACCGTCTGCACCGAACCGTCGTCGGTGTTCAGATCGCAGTCCACCACCCGCAGCGTCGCCGTGCTGGCACACGCGTACTTCGTCCGATCCAGCGACATCGTCCCCTGGCTCGAGCAGTTCACCAGCAGCGGCGAGGCGCACAGCGAAAACGGCTGCGGACCCTGCGGCACATTGAACCCGTGTACCTCCACCCGGTACGCCCCCGGCGCCGGAGCATCAATCACCACCTGTTCAATATTGTCCACGCTGTTGCGCTGCGTCCGAACCGCCGGCGCCGCAGGGTTCGCGATGCCGCCCAGGGTCCACGGGTAGTACTGCGTGTTGCTCGCATCGAACACCCGCAGGTCCAGATCGTTCACCAGCTCGGGGATCGTGTTCGCCGTGCCCGGAACGTCGTCCCACGCCAGCGTCACCTTCAACTGCGTGTCCAGCGGACTGACGATCACCACCGCCTGGAACGTCTCGCCCGTCCCGCTGACCGTGTTCTCCAAAAAATTCCCCGTCCGCATGAAGTCCACCGCCGGCTGAATCCGAACCGATCCGTAACCCGTCTGATAGTCCGGACCCGGATTGAACAGATCCACGGCCGTATGAGCCAGCAGGATCTTCAGCGTCGAGTTGCGGAAATCGGGATTCCCCGGGAACTGTGCCCGGTAGTCCTGCAACAGCAGGGCCGACAGACCGCAGACCGTCGGCGAGGCCATCGACGTGCCGCACTTGCTCGTGTAGGCCGTGTCGCTGGCACTGCCGCACGAGGTCACCCCGGCATCCCCGCCGACCTGGCACCCCGGCGCCGACAGGTCCGGCTTCATCCGATCGTCGTCGGCCGGACCCCAGCTTGTGAAGCTCGTCACGCTGTCATCGTTCGAGTTCAGCGCGCCGACCGTAATGTGATTCTTGGCGCAGGCCGGCGGGGCCGTCGTGCGGTACGTCGTGCCGCAGCGCCCGCTGCTTCGCTCGTTGCCGTTGGCCCAGACCACGCGGATCGGCTGGCCCAGGCTGCCGCGGACCATCGAGTCGATCAGGATGTCCATCGCGCCGTAGTCGCCTTCCCAGGCGCAGTTGAAGCCGTTGGGCGCGGTGTTCGTGCCGATCGAATTGTTCGAGATGACCGCACCGGCCACGTTGAACGCGTTGGTGTAGTCCACCAGCGCGTCACCCGGATCGGTGTAAAGGAACCCCGCGGACAAGCTCGGGCAGGTCGTGCCCGTCGCGCTCTGCTGGAATCCGTAGCTGACGATGTCCACCCCCGGTGCCATGCCCTTGTTGTTCGCGTTCGCCACCCCCGCCCCGCCGATCGTCCCGGACACGTGCGTCGCGTGGTCGCTCACCGTGCTGCAAGCCGGCTCGCTCGCCCCGATCACCCCCCGACCCTGGAAGTCCTGGTGCGTCGTCCGAATCTTCCCCCCGTCATACACCATCACCTTCACCCCCGCCCCGGTCAGGTTGTACGGCGCGGCCTGAACGATGTTCGCTCCCGTCCGCACGCGGTTCTCCGCGTTCAACTCGCCCATCGGCGGAAGCGGCGGCTCGATCCACTGCACCGAATCCTCCAGACCCAGAACCTTCAGATTCGCGTACGGCAGCTCCACCACCAGGCCGTTGATCGTGTACAGGTACGACATCACGCGGCCATCCAGCTCGTGGATCTTCGCCACGCCGTCTTCCAGCGACACGTCGGGATGGAAGATCACGTACGCCGCCACGAACGGATCCTTCAGGTCGTCTTCCGTCGCCGCCCACAGCCTGCCGGCATCGCCCAGGGCCGGGGACTCGTCCCCTTCGCCCTTCAGCTTCACCACACCGTCCCGCGGCACGACCGACCACGGCACGATCTCCCCGGCCGCCAGATCGGGATGCAGCTTGGCTTCGAGATGGATCGGCGCAACGCGCGAAAAACCCGGTACCTGTGCCGCCAACTCGGCATTCAGCTTCGAGCCATCCACGTGCGCGAAGTACGCATTGTCGCCGAGGTAACTCTGCAACGTCAGGCCCCCGGCCGTCAACTGCTCGCGCATCGCACGCGTCACCGGGGTCTCGAACTGCACGATCACGTGCGCCGAACCCGCCGCGTTCGCTTGCGCCGCCGCCGCGCCCGCCTGCGATGAACCCGCGCCCGCCTGACCGGACCCCTCGCCCGCCTTAACCGCGCCGGTGCTCTGCATGCCTTCCGTCGCCGACACGCCTGCCAGCTCCAGCAGCTTCGCCTTCACCTGCTCGACGCTCTGCCGCGGCAGCGTCTGCGTCCCCGTCCGCCAGCGAATCACCGGCTCCGCCGCCTGGACCCGGCCCCAGCCGACGAGACAAATAAGACAAAAGACTATATAAAACGACCACAATCCGGCGCGGCGATGTTCTGACATGTGAAAAACCCTGTTAAAAGGACCCCACTCCTCCACTGGAGGCTCGGGCGATTTGAACACCAAGCCGCCCGTTATCGTTAAACCTCATCGTACCACAACTGTCCCTGACTCCAAAAGCGAAATCGCCTCCGCAGCCCATAAAAATCTCCATCCCCCCGGCGCTTCATTCTTGTTCTTCGACCCTGCGGCCCTTAGATTGCCTGCAAATGAGCGTTTCCAAGCCTGCCAGCGCTATTTTCGCTCGATCACTCGGTGATGGGCCCCCGATTCTGTTTGTCCACGGATTCCCCCTCACCGGCGACATGTGGCTCCATGTCGCGGAGGCGCTCAAGGAACGATACCTGTCCGTGATTCCCGATCTGCGAGGGCACGGCCGTACGCCGCCCCATTCGCAGGTGTCAATGGCCAGCTTTGCTGATGACCTCGCCGCCTTGCTGGATCATGTAAGAATCTGGGAACCGATCGTCCTCGTCGGCTTGTCCATGGGCGGCATGATCGGGTTCGAGTTCTTCCGGCGGTATCGGCCGCGCGTTCGCGCCCTGGTTCTGTGCGACACGCGCGCGATCGCCGACCCCCCTGACGCGGCTGCGCGACGGGAAGAATTGGCGCGAAAGGTGCTTGCGGAGGGAAGCCACGTCGCGGCCGATGCGATGGTGCCGAAACTTTTCGCGCCCTCCACGCCGCAGGCGATTCGCGACAGATGGCACGCGATCATGTCCGCCAACCCGCCCGAAGGAGTGGCGGCGGCGGCGCGCGCTTTGGCGCATCGTCCCGACTCCACGGCGACGCTGGCGACGATCAACTGCCCCACGCTGTACGTCTGCGGCGAATTCGACGAATTGACCCCGCCGGACATGATGCGCGACCTGCACCTCGCCACGCCCGGATCACAATTTGTCCTGATTCCCCGCGCCGGCCACATGCCGCCGGTCGAGCAGCCCGAAGCCTTCAACCAGGCGCTGGCCGGTTTCGTCGATTCGCTGCCACTGATTTGACACTTTCCGCGTCTTTTCAATCCACCGCGAGGTGTGCTTTCATCGCATCGAGTGCCTTGCCCCAGAACGCCTTCATCTTCGCGGCCGTCTTCGCGTCGGGCAGCTTGTCGTGCTCCACGGCGACCATGCTCTTGGCCGCGCCCTTCGCGTAGAAGTTCACATCCACCCGTGTGTCGTCGGCGTCCCACACGATTCGCATCGACTTGTTCTTCGTCGCCTTGCGAACCGTGAGCCGCGCCTTGCCCAGCCAGCGCGCCCGCGCCCTGGCGTCGTGGAACGCGTCGAACACGCGTCCCACCGGCACCGCCAGCGTGCGACTCGCGCTCACCGAGAACCCGCCCGGCTTCTGGTGCTTGGCCCGCAGGCCCCTCGCCTGTTCGTACCCCACCGTGACCATCTGCCCCCACCACGGACCGACCTTGTGCTTGCTGTGCAACACAGCCACGATCTGCTTGTGGTCCATCTTCCGACAGCCGGCCTTGTCCAGCGCGGCGATCCACTGGTCCCACGTCTTGCCGGTGGCCTTCTTCACGGCCTCGTCGCCGACGCCGAGTTGCGGTTTGCGGTTTGTCGCCATGTGCGCCTCCCATCCAAGGACTTCGCGGGCCGGCTCGGCCGGTCGCGGAGATGGGGATTGTCGGGGATGTTTAGCGAAACTCAAACCGCGCCGGATTGACCAAGCCGCGCATACCCGACCTTAACGTTGCGAAGAATTGTCAAGGGTGAAGAAATGGGTTCGCGCCGGTCCGAACCGCTGCAGTTCCGCCACAGCGGCTCTTCGACATGCTGCGGAATCCATTCGAGCCGTCCTGCCGTGTCGAGTTCGATCCGCGGCGTCACATCTTCAGCGCCGCAACGAAGGCGGATACGTCGGCCCCGTTCACGTCGCCGTCGGCGGTCAGGTCGGCGAGGTAACGCTGGCAGTCGGTCGCAGCGGCCGGGGCGAGCAACACACTGACAAACGTCGCGATATCGGCCGCGCTGACCGCCTGATCGCAGTCCATGTCCCCGCGCGGGCATTCGGGCCGCCACCGCGCCCAGAAGCCCGACACCTTCCCGCCCGCCTTGATAAACTGCCCGCCCGCAATGAGCTCATTCCGAAAATTGGTCAGGGCATTGACCTTGTTGTAATCGACCCCCTCTCCAAGCGGACTCCACACGCCGTCGCGCCATCGCGCGATGAAATTAAAACCTGTGGGCAGACCAGGATTATCAAGAAAGTATCCACCGGCGATGAGATCGCCGTTGTAACTGGCCAGCGACCAAACAGTCACCGGGTTGCCGGCGTTCAGATCGATCCACGTTGATCCATTCCACCGCGCGAGACCGATGCTGCGAAGACCTCCAGCCGTTGAAAAGCCGCCTCCGGCGAACAATTGCCCCTGATGCGAACAAAGTGCCACAACGCCGTCATTCATCCCGGCGCCGATTGGCTCCCAGGTCGCGCCATCCAGGCGAGCGATCCGATTCACCGCCACACCGCCGGCCGTCGTGAAGAATCCGCCGGCGACCAGCTTCCCATCGTGAACGGTCATGCAGACCACGCTCGCCTGGTCGAAGCCGCTGCCGACTGGGTGCCATTCTCTACCATCCCAGCGGGCGATGAAGTTCGCAGGCACGCCGCCGGCCTTGGTGAAGTTGCCGCCGGCGTACAGGCTCCCCTGATGCACGCACAGGGCGAAGGCGCTGGGCGGCGCGCCGTTCCCGGGTGGCGGATCACTCAATCCGCCGCCGACATCCCGCCAACCCTGCTTCGCGTTCCATCGGGCGATCCCGTTGACGGTCAAACCACCCGCCGTCGAGAAGTACCCACCAACGTACACATCGCCATCAAACGACGCGATCGAAAACGGAATGCCGGACAGCCCGCTGCCCAAGGTGTGAAAGTTCTGCCCGTCGAAACGGACAATCCGATTCGCATCGATATCCCCGGCGCTCAAGAACGCACCACCCATGTAGAGGTCGTTTTCATGGACACCTGCGGTCTGCACAAAGTCGTTCATGCCTCGACCCAGCCGCTGCCATGCGCCGGATTCGAAGTCAAACGTGGCCACGTTGACGCCCGGAATCTGAAACCGGCCGCCAAGAACCAGGCGACCCTCGAATACAGCAAGTGCTGAAAACGATGCTGAACCGAAAGATCCACCGAAGACACCGTTGGGCAGTAAACTCCACGCTGCCCCGTCCCAGGCGGAGATTCCCGGTGAAGGTGTGGAGCCGGCGGCAATCAGCTTGTTCTCGAACACGGTAAGCGCGTTGATCATATGAGACGTGCCGCTGCCTATCGAAGACCAAGCCGCGCCGTCCCATTTTGCAATATTTCCCACTGGAACGCCGCCTGCCAATGTCATGCTTCCGCCGGCGACTAACGAGCCGTCGTACTCAACCAGTGCTCGCGGCGTCGTGTTTAAGCCGCTGCCCAGGGCCGACCAGGATGTGCCATTCCAACGTGCAATCCGCGATGCGGACACACCTCCAGCGGTGGTAAAGTCGCCTCCAACGAACAACTCACCGTTCATAACCAAGAGACTCAAGACTCGATTGCCTAATCCCGATCCAAGGGATTGCCAAGCGGTGCCGTTCCAGCGTGCGATGCGATTGAGCGATGTTACTTCGTCCCATGTGGCGGTGAAATCACCGCCAGCTATAAGTTCTCCATTGAACAACGCTAGGACACGGACTTGATTATTGAATCCATTGCCTAGCGGAAGCCATTGTGAGCCGTCCCAAAACGCGATTCGTTGAATACCGCCGCCCGGCTGAAAATTTCCACCGGCTATGAGTTGTCCTTTATACACAGCCGTGCAATTAACTTGGCCCGAGCCCGAATTGCCACCCAATCCACCCGAGAAAGAGTACCAGCCATTACTACACCATGCTCCTATATTGTTGGATACCTTGTTTCCGACAACGGTGAAGTTTCCAGCTAGGAACAATTTTGGCGGGACGGGACCTGCATCATCCGGGTCCCAAGTCATGAGCGAAACAACTCGCCCGGAACTGCCCTCCAGTCCTGGCAGTTCATTCCCGCCTTGCCAATCAAAGGTGCACTGGGCAGCAGCTTTGCAATTCCACATAAGCGCAAGCGCGAGGGCCCACACAATCGAACGAGCTCGCATTGCATGACTCCTTGCCTGTTTTGGAAATCACTCTGTTTTGGCCCGGAATACCCACGTAGTTCCGGTTGTGGGGCCGACGCTGGGGTCGTAGGCGCAGCCGTTGTACGAGTCAATTCGCCACGTGTAGAACTCACCGGGGATCAAATGGCCTTCCTGGAGGAACTGCGATGGGATTTCAAAGATCGCGAAATTCCCCTGGCCCACGCCGGCCACGTCGCCGACCAGCGCCGGGACGTCCTGGGTGATGGTTCCAACTTTCAGATAGACCTTGAAGAACTCCGTCTCGTCGGTTTGCTTCCATTTAAGGGTTGTCACGACAAGTTCTACATCGGGATTGCCGCTGTGCGCCGGCTCGGGGTCGGTGGCAAGGCCGGGCTTCAGGTTGTGTAGTGGGCCGAAATCCCACGGCCATAGACCCGAATCAATTGAGTTTTTCACTTCGTCGTCAAGCATATCAAGTGTAGGTGTCGCAAGTGGTAACCGGCAACCTGCCGAAGCCTTTACGGCAGCAAACACATGCTCTTCCATTCGTACGTCGTCGCTTACGTGATCATCGCTCGTCCACATTGACCAGGCGGATTCCTTTTCGAGCGAGCTTTCAAGATTCGTGGTGAACGAGCCGTTGCGCACAACTTTCCAAGTCAGGTCCCACTGGTTGTTGACGCTGTACGGCTCTTCCCAATGCGGCGTCTGATCGTAGGCGTCCCAGCGCTCGTAGCGATTGCCCGCGAGATGGAATTTCTCGTCGTTGGAGGGGACGTACACATTGCCACACGGTGCAGGGCAATAGTCCGTCGTCGTCGCGGCACGTACCGGATCGCCAAACCGCGTGGTCCCATCGCCCCAGCCGCTGGGCCATTCCTTGGAGGAGCGGTACCAGTTGTGAAGGATGTTGATGCGCGGAGCCTGCGAACCGTTCCCCGACGCCATTTCGGTCATGTAAACGGCGTTGCCGACGACGTTGTTATAGAAATCAACGCGTTCCGGTCCGCTGAACAACATCTGCCGCATGAACGTACCGGCAATCAGGTTGTGGCAGAAGGTGATCCCCTCGTCCGCGGCGAAGGCCCCCACGCCGCCGCTGCCGATGCCGGCCTTGCAGTTCTCATACACACCGCCCCCGATGATGCAATGCTGCACCGTCAGGTGGCAGACCGAGCCGTAAATCGCGAGGTTGTCATCCTGTGACGCACCGATCGAACAATGATCGACGATGACGTTGTGCGTCACACGATACTCGCCGCCGATGGCCAGCGAGCGAGCACAATGGAACTTGCCGTGCGTGTTCACGCCGGATCGAAATCGCAGATACCGCAGAATAACGTGACTGCTGTCCTTCACCGTGAACTGGTTTCCCGTGATGGTGATGCCGCCCTGCGGATAGTTCTGGCTGTACGGCGCGGTGCTGCCGTCGATCTTGACATAATGACCGCGCAAATCGAGCTGGGTGACCAGATTGATCTCGCCCGTCACATCAAACTCAATGAAACCTCCCGTGGGCAACGGCTGTTCGCCATTGAAACAATCGCCTTGATCCTCGGGATCGTGCTGGAGACAGCCGATTTCAAATGTCAGAATGTAGCGAAGCGTCCCATGCAGAGTTGATGGAACAGGCGTTTCGGTCGACGGGTAATACAGCGCTGGATCGTAGTCGGCTAGCGATGTCACGGTATAGGTCGGCAAGTTTACGGGGTAGTATGAAAACGCATACCGGCCGTACCCCGTCGCGCCTGTAAACGCGAGATTCGGATTCTCGTCAAGCTCGGGGCAGGTAATTGTCCCCGCGTCCAGCCTGGTTGACGTTGAAAGCAGCATTGCAATTAAGAGAAAGAGAATGTGTGTGTGTGTGTGTGTGTGCACGGTTGTCTAAATTGCCCGTTATGAGTCATTCGGCTTCTCCTTTGCCCCCAAAGGTGACGTCCGGCCGTCCGCGAGCGACCGGCCCGAGGTCCTTCCAGCCGGCCCATGCCCATGCCCGCAGTGTAACCAAGCACCCCGCACACGTGCAAGAAATTTTGACAAAAAAATGAGTCTGCTTCGTCCCGATCTAAGCTGTCTCAATCGCGAGACAATCGACTTGCATCACGCCCCTGATCCAACCACGCACCCTGCTTTTTCAGCTTCTGCGGCACATGGGTTTCCGACACGAACGAAATACTCCTGGCCATCAGACTCTCAACTTCCACCTTGTTCGAGCAGGCAATGGACGGGCAGCTTCAATTCGTCGTGCATGCGCCAAAGCATGCGACGCATGGCGCGGAACCTCCGGCCGGCAGCCCTTTGTGCCGGTGAGGTTGCGATCGGATGTCCGGATGTCCAATGATTCAGATGATCCGGGACATGGCGTGGTTCCGGTGAATTGTTCCACCAGCTAAACGAATCAATTAGATTTCCCGGAATACCTCATGCAGCGTGCGACGAAGGAAGAAAGACAGAGATCGCCCGACCGCTCAATCAATCGAAAAACGACCAATCCAAGCATGCAAAAACCGACCATTAACCACGGATCGCGGCCCCCTAATTGCTGATCCGCCCCAGCGCCTCATCCACCGAGGGCGACACGTCGAAGAAGCGGTCGAGCTTCGTCGTCTTCAGCACACCGTCCACAAACGGCGACAGCGCCGCAAGAATTACCTTTCCCCCCATCGAATTGGCCTGCGTCACGACGCGCACCAGATCCCCAATGCCCAGCGAACCGATGAAAGCCACATGCGACAGATCGAGCACCAGCCGCATCTTGCCCTGGTCGAGCAGCTTCACCACCTCGTCCACGAGCAGCGACTTGTTGCCGCCGGTCAGGTCGCCGAACGCCCGCACGACGGGAATCGCTCCATGATGTTGCACGTCGATCTGCATGATCGCACGAATTCCTTTGCTCGCTATCCACCGCCGCCGGATTTCGGTTCGGCGGTTTCCACCGTGGGCGGGGTGGGCTTCGGACCGGCGGTCGTGTCCTTCGGCCTCGAATCGCGCCGCGCGGACTCCCGTTCCTGTTGGGAGCGGTACCGCACGATGTTGCGACCGTCCTTCCAGCCCTGATCGTACCCCGATTTGTATTCCGGGTCCATCATCCACAGCCAAAGCCAGCCGCCGCTGTCGTCGAAGAGCGCGTTCTCGGCGTCGCGCTTGCCGTCTTTGTGGCCCCTGGCGTATTCACCTGATGAACGGCGCATCGTGCGATTTGTCTCGCGCTCACCGGGATCGCGTAGTTCGTTCTCGCTGCATGCGCCGCCGCACCACACCGCGAGGGAAATCCACGCGATGCGAGACCAACTCCATTGCGGCGTGCGGCGGCTGATCGTCCGGCGCTGCATGCTACTTTCCCTTTCGCGGTGCATACCGGCCCGCTTCGCACGTCACGACAAAACTCTCCGCCATCGTCTTGAGCTGCTCCCATTCGGTTCGGATCCGCTTGGATTCTTTGTCAGAGATCGCTCCGTCATCCGCCACCGCCCGGCTCACTTCGTTCAACAATTCACTGAAGCCCTGCACCAATTGCTGCGTCGATTGAAGCAGGTCGGCGTCGATGTCTTTGAATCCCGCCGTGGGATTAAACACGAAAAAACCGCCAGCCTGCTGGCACAACCATGCAATCACTGGAATGTGCCCCGTCACGCGGACGATTTCGCGCACCCGGTCGAGCGGATTCTTCGCGCCGCTCGCGTCGGGGTCGTTCGGATCGGATTCCTCGCACCACTTATAGACCAGCGCGGTACTCAACTTCAGCTCGGCGGCGAGTGCCTTCACGCCGACCTTGTCCGCCGCTTCACGCAGCACTTCGTACGATTCCATCGAACAGACTCCTTCGCAGCCGAACGGGGCCGATTCATCGCTCGCCGCGTCCCGTGGCGGTCGGGATTATAATCGTCGCGCGGGTTGCCGGTCGAATCGCCGCCGGCCTCCCACCGCGAGGATCGGTAATACGAATGATGTCTAAACAGGCCGATCCCTTTCAGACCCTGACCATGCTACGGGAGACGCTGGCGGCCGCCGGCCTCTCGCCG from the Planctomycetia bacterium genome contains:
- a CDS encoding S8 family serine peptidase, with the protein product MSEHRRAGLWSFYIVFCLICLVGWGRVQAAEPVIRWRTGTQTLPRQSVEQVKAKLLELAGVSATEGMQSTGAVKAGEGSGQAGAGSSQAGAAAAQANAAGSAHVIVQFETPVTRAMREQLTAGGLTLQSYLGDNAYFAHVDGSKLNAELAAQVPGFSRVAPIHLEAKLHPDLAAGEIVPWSVVPRDGVVKLKGEGDESPALGDAGRLWAATEDDLKDPFVAAYVIFHPDVSLEDGVAKIHELDGRVMSYLYTINGLVVELPYANLKVLGLEDSVQWIEPPLPPMGELNAENRVRTGANIVQAAPYNLTGAGVKVMVYDGGKIRTTHQDFQGRGVIGASEPACSTVSDHATHVSGTIGGAGVANANNKGMAPGVDIVSYGFQQSATGTTCPSLSAGFLYTDPGDALVDYTNAFNVAGAVISNNSIGTNTAPNGFNCAWEGDYGAMDILIDSMVRGSLGQPIRVVWANGNERSSGRCGTTYRTTAPPACAKNHITVGALNSNDDSVTSFTSWGPADDDRMKPDLSAPGCQVGGDAGVTSCGSASDTAYTSKCGTSMASPTVCGLSALLLQDYRAQFPGNPDFRNSTLKILLAHTAVDLFNPGPDYQTGYGSVRIQPAVDFMRTGNFLENTVSGTGETFQAVVIVSPLDTQLKVTLAWDDVPGTANTIPELVNDLDLRVFDASNTQYYPWTLGGIANPAAPAVRTQRNSVDNIEQVVIDAPAPGAYRVEVHGFNVPQGPQPFSLCASPLLVNCSSQGTMSLDRTKYACASTATLRVVDCDLNTDDGSVQTVNVSIASTTEPGGETVTLTETAAESATFVGSINLATSDSAGVLHIANGDTVTATYVDADDGNGGFNVNVTANATVDCSPPVISNVQVINIGARTATVTFTTDEAAQGAVRWGTSCGALTNTVPGAGTPTSHSIDLTMLNPSSTYYFAVDASDLAGNAGSDDNGGSCYTFNTPQIPNLFTEIFESGDNDLDNRTILFVPNGSIDFYSACSYPNTSFPTDPAGGTPVTLSDDGTIQVTLTGGSTVKLYGASYGSYFLNSNGNLTFTASDGTYTESLTAHFNRPRISALFDDLNPSQGGTISHKQLADRAVVTYQNVPEHNAGGANSFQIEMYFDGRIQITWLAISATDGLAGLSGSTSLSPDFFEDDLSAHGACGPRPPSAANGVATTAMNTSVLVTLLASDDGLPDPPAALDYIITSLPTNGTLSDPNAGAIAAVPYTLASGGNIVNYQPMSWFNGLDSLQFQANDGGVAPDGGASNTATVTITVGGPQPVHVFNLDTDPGWIGDAGPGGSGPNGNGWAWGVPNNSGGSCGTGRANPTSGFTGSNVYGYNLIGCYTNNLTPTRWLTTTAIDCSNITQVQLRFKRWLGIESATFDKAYIEVSTNGTTWTPVWTHSGGSFTEQAWTSQSYDVPAADNQPTVYIRWGMGVTDSSVTYQGWNIDDVEIWGLVPSPCLGTTPGDVNQNTLVDGGDIGDFIRVLLDPPSATPAERCAADVSANGTVELADVDPFVQLLVGP
- a CDS encoding alpha/beta fold hydrolase is translated as MSVSKPASAIFARSLGDGPPILFVHGFPLTGDMWLHVAEALKERYLSVIPDLRGHGRTPPHSQVSMASFADDLAALLDHVRIWEPIVLVGLSMGGMIGFEFFRRYRPRVRALVLCDTRAIADPPDAAARREELARKVLAEGSHVAADAMVPKLFAPSTPQAIRDRWHAIMSANPPEGVAAAARALAHRPDSTATLATINCPTLYVCGEFDELTPPDMMRDLHLATPGSQFVLIPRAGHMPPVEQPEAFNQALAGFVDSLPLI
- a CDS encoding STAS domain-containing protein, with the translated sequence MQIDVQHHGAIPVVRAFGDLTGGNKSLLVDEVVKLLDQGKMRLVLDLSHVAFIGSLGIGDLVRVVTQANSMGGKVILAALSPFVDGVLKTTKLDRFFDVSPSVDEALGRISN